A single genomic interval of Blattabacterium sp. (Nauphoeta cinerea) harbors:
- the greA gene encoding transcription elongation factor GreA, translating to MTKFEYITKEGLEKLQKEIERLENIERPKISMQIAEARDKGDLSENAEYDAIKEAQGFLEMNIAKLKKKLSNARIIDGSQINRTRVSILSTVRVKNLTYGGEQIYTLVPEGETDLKSGKISINTPISTGLLGKQVGQIAHIKLPNKMILDYEILEIAFHE from the coding sequence ATGACAAAATTTGAATATATAACTAAAGAAGGATTAGAAAAATTACAAAAAGAAATAGAAAGGTTAGAAAACATAGAACGCCCGAAAATATCTATGCAAATTGCAGAAGCTAGAGACAAAGGAGATTTATCAGAAAATGCGGAATATGATGCGATAAAAGAAGCTCAGGGTTTTTTAGAAATGAATATAGCTAAATTAAAAAAAAAATTATCTAATGCTCGTATCATAGATGGATCACAAATTAATAGAACTAGAGTTTCTATTCTTTCCACGGTAAGAGTCAAAAATTTAACCTATGGAGGAGAACAAATATATACTTTAGTTCCAGAGGGAGAAACAGATTTAAAATCTGGAAAAATATCCATAAATACTCCTATATCAACAGGATTACTTGGAAAACAAGTGGGACAAATAGCCCATATTAAATTACCCAATAAAATGATACTTGATTATGAAATATTAGAAATAGCATTTCATGAATAA
- a CDS encoding HIT family protein, giving the protein MNNNNIFQKIIDDKILSYKVAENSDHLAFLDIYPIKIGHTLVIPKKTNVDQIFSLSEKKFISIMSFTRKVALGIKRIIPCNRVGVFIMGFEIPHVHIHLIPMDKESDGNFSKKRMILSSKNFLILSEKIRKSIQFN; this is encoded by the coding sequence ATGAATAATAATAACATATTTCAAAAAATAATTGATGATAAAATTTTATCTTATAAAGTAGCGGAAAATTCTGATCATTTAGCTTTTTTGGATATTTATCCTATAAAAATAGGACATACTTTAGTCATACCAAAAAAAACTAATGTAGATCAAATTTTTTCTTTGTCAGAGAAAAAATTTATCTCTATTATGTCTTTCACGAGAAAAGTCGCTTTAGGGATAAAAAGAATCATTCCTTGTAATCGTGTAGGTGTATTTATTATGGGGTTCGAAATTCCTCACGTACATATTCATTTAATTCCTATGGATAAAGAAAGTGATGGAAATTTTTCCAAAAAAAGAATGATTTTGTCTTCAAAAAATTTTCTAATTTTATCAGAAAAAATAAGAAAATCCATTCAATTCAATTAA
- a CDS encoding FeoA family protein, with the protein MNLSNLKKGEKGIIKGYKNDNFPIKLLELGVLPGVKFEILFVSIFDDPLCIRYDQSCLALRKEEAENIIIEPLIEINKCQKLN; encoded by the coding sequence TTGAATTTATCTAATCTGAAAAAAGGAGAGAAAGGAATTATTAAAGGATATAAAAATGATAATTTTCCCATAAAATTATTAGAATTAGGAGTTTTACCTGGAGTAAAATTCGAAATTCTTTTTGTTTCTATTTTTGACGATCCATTATGTATAAGATACGATCAATCTTGTTTAGCTTTACGAAAAGAAGAAGCTGAAAATATCATAATAGAACCTTTGATAGAAATTAATAAATGTCAAAAATTAAATTAG
- a CDS encoding alpha/beta fold hydrolase — protein sequence MTNIYKINFKIKGKGIPIVLLHGFMESLEIWNSIYYNISNKYKVILIDLPGHGKSILTLKKNTIFTMEKVAEIVKETLIKENIQKAIFVGHSMGGYVALAMAEKYPEMFLGLCLLHSTTKSDTLEKKKNRIQSIQLAIYNYPLFISTSIKKLFYYKKLSSLQEDISFVKKIASNTHINSITSFLKGMSIRKDRKFLLKKTKFPKLYIAGLYDLILDIKNIYEETKNGNQVYFLAIPTGHMGHIEEPKKIVKILENFIDFSIKERL from the coding sequence ATGACTAATATTTATAAAATAAATTTTAAAATAAAAGGAAAAGGAATTCCTATAGTATTATTACATGGATTTATGGAAAGTTTAGAAATATGGAATTCCATATATTATAATATTTCGAATAAATATAAAGTTATTTTAATTGATCTTCCAGGTCATGGAAAGAGTATTCTAACATTAAAAAAAAATACAATTTTTACAATGGAAAAAGTTGCAGAAATTGTAAAAGAAACTCTAATCAAAGAAAATATACAAAAAGCGATTTTTGTAGGACATTCTATGGGGGGATATGTTGCTTTAGCAATGGCAGAAAAATATCCAGAAATGTTTTTAGGTTTATGTTTACTTCATTCTACAACAAAATCAGATACACTTGAAAAAAAGAAAAACAGGATTCAATCTATTCAATTAGCCATTTATAATTATCCATTATTTATATCCACAAGTATAAAAAAATTGTTTTATTATAAAAAATTATCTTCTTTACAAGAAGATATTTCTTTTGTGAAAAAGATAGCCTCAAATACTCATATTAATAGCATCACTTCTTTTTTAAAAGGAATGTCTATTCGAAAAGATAGAAAATTTCTGTTGAAAAAAACTAAATTTCCAAAACTATATATAGCTGGATTGTACGATTTAATTCTTGATATAAAAAATATTTATGAAGAAACTAAAAATGGAAATCAAGTTTATTTTTTAGCTATACCTACAGGTCATATGGGACATATAGAAGAACCTAAAAAAATAGTAAAAATATTAGAAAATTTTATAGATTTTTCTATAAAAGAAAGGTTATGA
- a CDS encoding type III pantothenate kinase, with product MLLTINIGNSSLRFGLFDHNYNLECNCSWIINSHPHRSLDEYILLFRNIYQQYGIFSKFIQNIVIGSVVPPLTNIVEQSLYEIHKIKPIIVDRNSASPIKHYSHQLGTDLYANAIAAYTLYNNQDPTLVVDFGTALSLTCIDKYGNLQGVIIAPGINTSLTALIGNTAQLSQIELKKPPSILGQYTETCIQSGIIYGYLSMVEGLINRVNQELKKNCFVIATGGLSHIYTPLTKKIHIKDKLHTIKGLKILFHWNH from the coding sequence ATGTTGTTAACAATAAATATTGGAAATTCCAGTCTTCGTTTTGGACTATTTGATCATAATTATAATTTAGAATGTAATTGTTCGTGGATTATTAATAGTCATCCACATAGATCACTAGATGAATATATTTTGTTATTTCGAAACATATATCAACAATATGGAATTTTTTCAAAATTTATACAAAATATTGTCATTGGATCAGTAGTTCCTCCTCTTACAAATATCGTAGAACAATCTTTATATGAAATACATAAAATAAAACCTATTATAGTTGATAGAAACTCTGCTTCTCCTATAAAACATTATTCTCATCAATTGGGGACCGATTTGTATGCTAACGCTATAGCGGCATATACATTATATAACAATCAAGATCCTACTTTAGTCGTTGATTTTGGTACGGCATTAAGTTTAACTTGTATAGATAAATATGGAAATCTTCAAGGAGTTATTATTGCTCCTGGCATTAATACTTCTTTAACAGCATTGATTGGAAATACAGCGCAATTATCACAAATTGAATTAAAAAAACCTCCTAGTATACTAGGGCAGTATACAGAAACATGTATTCAGAGTGGAATTATATATGGGTATTTAAGTATGGTTGAAGGATTAATAAATAGGGTGAATCAAGAATTGAAAAAAAATTGTTTTGTTATAGCTACTGGAGGACTTTCTCATATATATACACCTTTAACAAAAAAAATTCATATAAAAGATAAATTACATACAATAAAAGGATTAAAAATCCTATTTCATTGGAATCATTAA
- the rseP gene encoding RIP metalloprotease RseP — MSSILTRSIQLLLSISILIVIHELGHFILAQLFKVRVERFFLFFDPWFSIFKKKIGHTIYGIGWLPLGGYIKISGMMMDDKNISSKNKINNWEFRSKSAIKRLLIISGGILFNILLAVLIFTFLLFKYGETYLPTKNVKYGIEVDSLGEKIGLKNGDKILSVNDKYIPYFQDITKEILLGNSITVDRMGNIVKLLLNNDKKKLLFDRKELNFFIKPRVPPIINYVMKNSKAEKYGLRNNDEILAINSEFVLFSDQLKDLLSKYNNENILISINRNGKLIQKEIFLDSKGILGIYLKNFTELGQIFLFEKKNYSFFDSIPHGIKKTWDVLKNQIFFLKNVFHIETKAYKQIGSFFSIAREFPSQWNWDIFWTLTATLSIWLAFLNLFPIPSLDGGYILFIMIEMITKKKINEEIIERSTIYGFIIISLIMMLIIIWDIFKVFFY; from the coding sequence ATGTCATCAATTTTAACTAGATCTATACAATTACTACTTAGTATTTCTATATTAATTGTTATTCATGAATTAGGTCATTTTATTCTAGCTCAATTGTTTAAAGTTAGAGTTGAAAGGTTTTTTTTATTTTTTGATCCCTGGTTTTCCATTTTTAAAAAAAAAATAGGACATACTATTTATGGAATAGGTTGGCTGCCTTTAGGTGGATATATTAAAATATCTGGAATGATGATGGATGATAAAAACATTTCATCGAAAAATAAAATTAATAATTGGGAATTTCGTTCTAAATCTGCAATAAAAAGATTATTGATCATTTCTGGAGGGATTCTTTTTAACATATTGTTAGCCGTTTTAATTTTTACTTTTTTATTATTTAAATATGGGGAAACTTATCTTCCTACAAAAAATGTTAAATACGGGATAGAAGTTGATTCTTTAGGAGAAAAAATAGGATTGAAAAATGGAGATAAAATCTTATCCGTTAATGATAAGTATATTCCTTATTTTCAAGATATTACTAAGGAAATTCTTTTAGGAAATTCTATTACTGTAGATCGTATGGGGAATATTGTAAAATTATTATTAAATAATGACAAAAAAAAACTTCTTTTTGATAGAAAAGAACTTAATTTTTTTATTAAACCTCGTGTTCCTCCTATCATCAATTATGTTATGAAAAATTCTAAAGCAGAAAAATATGGATTAAGAAACAATGATGAAATATTAGCTATTAATTCTGAATTTGTTCTTTTTTCTGATCAATTAAAAGATTTATTATCAAAATATAATAATGAAAACATATTAATATCCATTAATAGAAATGGAAAACTTATTCAAAAAGAAATTTTTTTAGATTCTAAAGGAATTTTGGGAATTTATTTAAAAAATTTTACGGAGTTAGGTCAAATTTTTTTATTTGAAAAAAAGAATTATTCTTTTTTTGATAGCATTCCTCATGGAATAAAAAAAACTTGGGATGTTCTAAAAAATCAAATATTTTTTTTAAAAAATGTTTTTCATATAGAAACTAAAGCTTATAAACAAATAGGTAGTTTTTTTTCTATAGCTAGAGAATTTCCATCTCAATGGAATTGGGATATTTTTTGGACTTTAACAGCTACTTTATCCATTTGGTTAGCTTTTTTAAATTTATTTCCTATTCCATCATTAGATGGTGGTTATATATTATTTATCATGATAGAAATGATAACAAAAAAGAAAATAAATGAAGAAATTATTGAACGTTCTACTATTTATGGATTTATAATAATTAGTTTAATTATGATGTTAATTATTATTTGGGATATATTCAAAGTTTTTTTTTATTGA
- the feoB gene encoding ferrous iron transport protein B: MSKIKLALVGNPNVGKTSLFNKLTGLNQKVGNYTGVTVDKKIGYFYYENIYYQIIDLPGTYSIYPSSEDEEVVCRLLSNRNELDYPDKIIVVADSSNLKKSLLLLRQVQDLGFPVLFALNMLDEAKKKGIFINIKKLKKFLITEIVLINARKGIGLNEVRKKIKNLNNKKTKKIYFFNPGSYYSLAINDVKNNFKVNTYQAWHYLAHDIKFLKEKENYLLKIKRKHNITPKRLQIKETLDRYEEIGKFFSKIISELISEKEKTYLEFSKKIDNYLIVHPFWGYFIFLFFLFFIFQCIFFWSEIPKQFIELFFSFIQKKLYNFYPGPLNNFFLQGILPAVSTIVSFIPQISVLLFFLLIMEESGYISRVIFLMDRIMRPFGLNGKSVVPLISSISCAIPAIISARHIENPRDRLITILATPFMTCSARLPVYTLIISIIIPDQKWYFIQLRGVVLMAMYILGIISALSVSIILHQFLKKNYKSHLLMEIPTYKIPIFKNILITLWINLKSFIINAGKMIFLINILIWVLGSFGPSENLSKKNFILNVEKKELPYSYLGLLGKKMEPIIYPLGYDWKIGIGLLSSLIAREVFVSTMASVYSIEEKDNFLKERMKKEIYPETKKPIYNLATGVSLLFFYAFSMQCMSTLSIIKKETKSWKWPILQFIFMTLLAYIASLLIYQTLKE; encoded by the coding sequence ATGTCAAAAATTAAATTAGCACTTGTAGGAAACCCAAATGTAGGAAAAACTTCTTTATTCAATAAATTAACTGGACTGAATCAAAAAGTCGGAAATTATACAGGAGTTACAGTTGACAAAAAAATAGGATATTTTTATTATGAAAATATATATTATCAAATCATAGATCTTCCTGGAACTTATAGTATATATCCTTCATCTGAAGATGAAGAAGTTGTTTGCAGATTGCTAAGCAATAGAAATGAATTAGACTATCCAGATAAAATTATAGTAGTAGCAGATTCATCTAATTTAAAAAAAAGTCTTCTTTTACTTAGACAAGTACAGGATTTAGGATTCCCTGTTCTTTTTGCATTAAATATGCTTGATGAAGCAAAAAAAAAGGGAATATTCATTAATATAAAAAAATTGAAAAAATTTCTTATAACAGAAATTGTTTTGATTAACGCAAGAAAAGGAATAGGATTAAACGAAGTTAGAAAAAAAATAAAAAATTTAAATAATAAAAAAACAAAAAAAATTTATTTTTTCAATCCAGGGTCATATTATTCTCTCGCTATTAATGATGTGAAAAATAATTTTAAAGTAAATACTTACCAAGCTTGGCATTATTTAGCACATGATATAAAATTTTTAAAAGAAAAAGAAAATTATTTATTAAAAATAAAAAGGAAACATAATATTACCCCAAAAAGGTTACAAATAAAGGAAACATTAGATAGATATGAGGAAATAGGAAAATTTTTTTCAAAAATAATTTCTGAATTAATATCGGAGAAAGAAAAAACATATCTAGAATTTTCAAAAAAAATAGATAATTATTTAATTGTACATCCTTTTTGGGGTTATTTTATTTTTTTATTTTTTTTATTTTTCATTTTTCAATGTATTTTTTTTTGGTCAGAAATTCCTAAACAATTTATAGAATTATTTTTTTCTTTTATCCAAAAAAAATTATATAATTTTTATCCTGGTCCTTTAAATAATTTTTTTTTGCAAGGAATATTACCTGCAGTTAGTACTATTGTTTCTTTTATCCCCCAAATTTCTGTTTTGTTATTTTTTCTTCTTATTATGGAAGAAAGCGGATATATAAGCAGAGTTATATTTTTAATGGATCGAATTATGAGACCTTTTGGATTAAATGGAAAAAGCGTTGTCCCTCTTATTTCGAGTATAAGTTGTGCTATTCCCGCAATCATATCAGCTAGACATATAGAGAATCCAAGAGATCGTTTAATTACTATTTTAGCGACTCCTTTTATGACTTGTTCTGCAAGATTACCTGTTTATACTCTAATTATATCTATAATTATACCGGACCAAAAATGGTATTTTATTCAGCTGAGAGGAGTAGTTCTTATGGCTATGTATATCTTAGGAATCATATCTGCTTTGAGTGTTTCAATAATTTTACACCAATTTTTAAAGAAAAATTATAAAAGCCATCTTTTAATGGAGATCCCGACTTATAAAATTCCTATATTTAAAAACATATTAATTACTTTATGGATTAATCTTAAATCATTTATTATAAATGCCGGAAAAATGATCTTTTTGATTAATATATTGATTTGGGTTTTAGGAAGTTTCGGCCCTTCAGAAAATTTATCTAAAAAAAATTTTATTCTAAATGTAGAAAAAAAAGAATTACCTTATTCTTATTTAGGCTTGTTAGGAAAAAAAATGGAACCTATAATTTATCCATTAGGATATGATTGGAAAATTGGGATAGGGTTGTTGTCATCTCTTATAGCAAGGGAGGTTTTTGTAAGTACTATGGCCTCTGTGTACAGTATAGAAGAAAAAGATAATTTTTTAAAAGAAAGAATGAAAAAAGAAATATATCCTGAAACTAAAAAACCTATTTATAATTTAGCAACAGGAGTTTCTTTACTATTTTTTTATGCATTTTCTATGCAATGTATGAGCACTTTATCCATAATAAAAAAGGAAACAAAATCTTGGAAATGGCCAATCTTACAATTTATTTTTATGACTTTATTAGCATATATAGCTTCATTATTAATATATCAAACATTAAAAGAATAA
- a CDS encoding 5-formyltetrahydrofolate cyclo-ligase, whose translation MNKKKLREKYLCIRKSISRIEIIKMSYEIFFHLKKIFFLWKKTYYHIFLPIHEYKEVDTFIIIDFLFKIGKCVTIPCSNFRNLSIENCLFHNNTILIKKKYGILEPIPVHKSIVSISLIEVIFVPLLIFDLKGYRIGYGKGFYDRFIPLCEKNVIKIGLSFFYPIKKIENPHKNDLLIDIGITPNHIFFF comes from the coding sequence ATGAACAAAAAAAAATTGCGTGAAAAATATTTATGTATAAGAAAGTCTATTTCTAGAATAGAAATTATAAAAATGAGTTACGAAATTTTCTTTCATTTGAAGAAAATATTTTTTCTATGGAAAAAGACATATTATCATATTTTTTTACCTATACATGAATATAAAGAAGTAGATACATTTATTATAATTGATTTTTTATTCAAAATAGGAAAGTGTGTCACTATACCTTGTTCAAATTTTAGAAATTTATCTATAGAAAATTGTTTATTTCATAATAATACTATATTAATAAAAAAGAAATATGGAATTTTGGAGCCTATTCCTGTACATAAATCTATTGTTTCAATCTCTTTAATTGAAGTTATATTTGTCCCTTTATTAATATTCGATTTAAAAGGTTATAGAATAGGTTACGGAAAAGGTTTTTATGATAGATTTATTCCTTTATGTGAAAAAAATGTTATTAAAATAGGTTTAAGTTTTTTTTATCCCATCAAAAAAATTGAAAATCCCCATAAAAACGATTTGTTAATAGATATAGGAATAACTCCCAACCATATTTTTTTCTTTTAA